One genomic region from Fictibacillus marinisediminis encodes:
- a CDS encoding ABC transporter permease: MSYLSIFFQYAGQYLKTRLTYRADMLVEIFSDLLFQAVNLIFILVVFGHTSLLKGWSKDEMVFIYGFFLVPFAVFGAFFNIWDFTDRYIVKGEMDRILTRPIHSLFQIILERMELESLFGGVTGLAIMYYAGNNLGLSLHWYDPFIFLVLVAGGALVYAGIFVTLASIGFWSDSRTDIMPMMYNIGNYGRYPVDIYNRIIRYVLTWILPFAFVGVYPAAYFLGREEWYHYAFITPLIGVIFFAISVFLWNIGVTKYRGAGN; this comes from the coding sequence ATGTCCTATCTTTCTATCTTTTTTCAATATGCAGGCCAATATTTAAAAACAAGGCTGACCTACCGTGCAGATATGCTCGTTGAAATATTTTCAGATCTGCTCTTTCAAGCTGTTAACCTTATTTTTATACTCGTGGTATTCGGCCACACCAGTCTTCTGAAAGGCTGGAGCAAAGATGAGATGGTCTTTATCTATGGCTTTTTTCTCGTTCCATTTGCGGTTTTCGGTGCTTTCTTTAACATTTGGGACTTCACGGACCGCTATATCGTGAAAGGGGAAATGGACAGAATTCTGACCCGGCCGATCCATAGTCTGTTTCAGATTATTTTAGAACGGATGGAGCTTGAGTCATTGTTCGGGGGCGTTACTGGCCTGGCGATTATGTATTATGCTGGTAACAATCTGGGATTAAGCTTGCATTGGTATGACCCATTTATTTTTCTCGTCCTGGTCGCAGGCGGTGCCCTTGTGTATGCAGGAATCTTTGTTACGCTGGCGAGCATCGGTTTCTGGTCGGACAGCAGAACGGATATTATGCCGATGATGTACAACATTGGGAACTACGGCCGTTATCCGGTAGATATTTATAATCGGATCATTCGCTATGTACTTACGTGGATTCTTCCTTTTGCTTTCGTCGGAGTTTATCCGGCAGCTTATTTTCTTGGCAGGGAAGAGTGGTACCATTATGCCTTCATCACACCGCTGATCGGCGTCATTTTCTTCGCTATCTCTGTTTTTTTATGGAATATAGGTGTAACCAAATATCGTGGGGCAGGTAATTAG
- the bcp gene encoding thioredoxin-dependent thiol peroxidase, whose translation MTVAEGEKAPDFTLPASNGEDVKLSDFQGENVVLYFYPKDMTPGCTAQACDFRDKHDEFKDLDAVILGVSTDPLARHEKFIDKYGLPFLLLADEEHEAAELFGVWKLKKNFGKEYMGIERSTFILDKEGNVVKEYRKVKVKEHIDEVLIYIKENLK comes from the coding sequence ATGACAGTTGCTGAAGGAGAAAAAGCACCGGATTTTACATTGCCGGCAAGTAATGGAGAAGATGTAAAGCTATCAGATTTTCAGGGGGAAAATGTGGTGTTGTATTTTTACCCGAAAGATATGACCCCTGGATGCACGGCGCAAGCCTGTGATTTCAGGGATAAGCATGATGAATTTAAAGACTTGGATGCCGTTATCCTCGGAGTAAGTACAGATCCGCTTGCCCGACATGAAAAATTTATTGATAAATACGGCCTGCCGTTCTTGCTTCTGGCAGACGAGGAACATGAAGCCGCAGAGCTTTTCGGAGTTTGGAAACTAAAGAAGAACTTCGGAAAAGAGTACATGGGGATTGAGCGCTCAACTTTCATTCTCGATAAAGAAGGAAACGTTGTGAAAGAGTATAGAAAAGTGAAAGTGAAAGAGCATATTGACGAAGTTCTGATTTATATAAAAGAAAACCTGAAATAA
- a CDS encoding ion channel has protein sequence MGDLIYLAMLFLSGLIVYKSLQSLFSHPVMKHQLMSLNHLFVLVIVYITIILGFGLMYTSLLLMDFHVLMKHGEVIGHRYFFYVIDDAMYFSSMTMLSVGYGDLTPMGFGRWLSIIEALIGYLLPAAFVLTSVIDRNSASKKL, from the coding sequence GTGGGGGATTTGATTTATCTTGCGATGCTTTTTTTATCGGGGTTGATTGTATATAAAAGTCTTCAATCCCTTTTTTCACACCCGGTCATGAAGCATCAGCTCATGTCATTAAACCACCTATTTGTGCTCGTAATCGTCTATATCACCATCATCCTCGGTTTCGGTCTCATGTATACCTCACTGCTTCTCATGGATTTTCATGTACTGATGAAACACGGGGAAGTCATCGGGCATCGCTATTTTTTTTATGTGATTGATGATGCCATGTATTTCAGCTCGATGACAATGCTATCTGTAGGGTATGGCGATTTGACGCCTATGGGGTTTGGAAGATGGCTATCAATTATTGAAGCGCTGATCGGCTATTTGCTTCCTGCAGCTTTTGTACTGACTTCAGTCATTGACAGGAACTCCGCATCAAAAAAGTTGTAG
- a CDS encoding ABC transporter ATP-binding protein: MDYIIDVKDLRKEFTSHSSRSGLKGAFRDLFTRNYTIKTAVDDISLQIRKGEMVGYIGENGAGKSTTIKMLTGILTPTSGQVMVNGMNPHKDREKFVRSIGVVFGQRSQLWWDIAVQESFRLLKKVYNVPDEFYNSHMTDVIQTLAIEPLLDKPVRKLSLGQRMRCELAAALIHNPPLLFLDEPTIGLDVLVKLKIREFLKEINAKYGTTILLTTHDLSDIEALCERVIMLDEGKIIYDGALRQLRENWGEGKQIQFLFTEDVFMNELQELTKEHLVVWEQGSNVNSWTASVENDEEVISAVIGKVVAAKRIADLKIVEITTEEIIRNIYEEGAVRNG, from the coding sequence ATGGATTATATTATAGATGTAAAAGATTTGCGTAAAGAATTCACATCCCATTCAAGCCGTTCGGGGCTTAAGGGAGCATTTCGTGATCTGTTTACGAGAAACTACACCATCAAGACAGCAGTGGATGACATCTCTCTGCAAATACGTAAAGGGGAAATGGTTGGTTATATCGGGGAAAACGGTGCCGGTAAGTCCACGACCATCAAAATGCTGACAGGCATTCTGACTCCCACTTCAGGGCAAGTAATGGTTAATGGAATGAACCCCCATAAGGACAGGGAGAAATTTGTACGCAGCATCGGGGTGGTGTTTGGGCAGAGATCTCAGTTATGGTGGGATATTGCGGTTCAGGAATCCTTCCGTCTGCTGAAGAAAGTCTACAATGTTCCGGATGAATTCTATAACTCCCACATGACGGATGTTATACAAACACTGGCGATTGAACCTCTGCTCGATAAACCGGTGCGAAAGCTGTCTTTAGGACAGCGTATGAGATGTGAACTTGCGGCAGCGCTTATTCACAACCCGCCGCTTCTGTTCCTGGATGAACCTACCATCGGGCTGGACGTGCTGGTGAAGCTTAAGATCCGTGAATTTTTAAAAGAGATTAATGCAAAATACGGAACGACCATTCTTTTGACTACACATGATCTGTCAGACATAGAGGCGCTATGTGAACGGGTCATCATGCTCGATGAAGGTAAGATCATCTACGATGGAGCCCTTCGCCAGCTCCGTGAAAACTGGGGAGAAGGCAAGCAGATTCAATTCCTTTTCACTGAGGATGTGTTTATGAATGAACTGCAGGAATTGACGAAGGAGCACCTTGTTGTGTGGGAGCAAGGCAGCAATGTGAACAGCTGGACAGCAAGTGTGGAGAACGATGAGGAAGTGATCTCTGCGGTCATTGGTAAGGTCGTTGCTGCAAAGAGAATTGCAGATTTAAAGATTGTTGAGATTACGACAGAAGAAATTATCCGCAATATTTACGAAGAAGGAGCAGTCCGGAATGGCTAA
- a CDS encoding ABC transporter permease, whose product MAKYLEMIRIRFLMMLAYRTNYYSGILIYSINIGAYYFLWSAIYGDKPSIQHLSIVQMTTYIAVSWMARAFYFNNIDREIALEIKEGKVAIEMIRPYNYLSMKMMQGLGEGVFRILFFSVPGMVIVYFIFPIQFTSHPATWLYFLVSIILSFIINTQINLLTGIATFFLFNNDGLIRAKRVVIDLFSGLILPISFFPGWAQSIMGYLPFQGISYIPSMIFTEGFQGSEVIHGLMNQALWCLVLFIPIQVLWTTAKRQLIVQGG is encoded by the coding sequence ATGGCTAAATATTTAGAAATGATCCGCATCCGCTTCTTGATGATGCTGGCCTACCGGACAAACTATTACAGCGGTATTTTGATCTATAGCATCAATATAGGAGCGTATTACTTTTTGTGGAGTGCAATCTATGGGGATAAACCATCAATCCAGCATCTCTCTATTGTCCAGATGACTACATACATTGCGGTCTCCTGGATGGCAAGGGCCTTCTACTTTAATAACATTGACAGGGAAATAGCGCTTGAGATCAAGGAAGGAAAAGTGGCCATCGAGATGATCAGGCCGTATAACTACCTTAGCATGAAGATGATGCAGGGATTGGGAGAAGGTGTTTTCAGGATTCTCTTTTTCTCGGTACCGGGCATGGTCATCGTCTATTTCATCTTTCCGATCCAGTTTACTAGTCATCCGGCAACATGGCTGTATTTCCTGGTATCTATTATTTTAAGCTTCATTATTAATACTCAGATCAATTTGCTGACAGGAATTGCAACCTTCTTCCTATTTAATAATGATGGTTTAATCCGGGCAAAGCGTGTTGTAATCGATCTGTTCTCCGGGTTAATCCTGCCAATCAGCTTCTTTCCCGGCTGGGCCCAAAGTATTATGGGCTATTTGCCGTTTCAGGGAATCAGTTATATTCCGAGCATGATATTTACGGAAGGGTTTCAGGGAAGTGAGGTTATCCACGGGCTGATGAATCAAGCACTGTGGTGCCTCGTTCTCTTTATACCGATCCAGGTGCTGTGGACAACAGCAAAACGTCAGCTCATCGTGCAAGGAGGGTAA
- a CDS encoding H-type small acid-soluble spore protein, with translation MNVDRAKQIISSPSEIEVMYFGKPVWIESINSSSGTAWVHPNDEPDHDMEVPVSDLLEH, from the coding sequence ATGAACGTGGATCGAGCAAAACAGATTATTTCTTCGCCTAGCGAAATTGAAGTAATGTATTTTGGTAAGCCAGTATGGATTGAGTCCATAAATTCATCAAGCGGAACAGCCTGGGTGCATCCCAATGATGAACCTGATCATGACATGGAAGTGCCAGTAAGCGATCTGCTTGAGCATTAA
- a CDS encoding glutamate-1-semialdehyde 2,1-aminomutase, translating into MNHQQSELLYKEAQEHIVGGVNSPSRSFKAVGGGAPVFMERAQGAYFWDVDGNRYIDYLAAYGPIITGHAHPHITKAITKAAENGVLYGTPTSLEVRFAKMLKEAMPAMEKVRFVNSGTEAVMTTIRVARAYTGRDKIIKFAGCYHGHSDLVLVAAGSGPSTLGTPDSAGVPKSIAQEVITVPFNDIDSYREALDRWGDQIAAVLVEPIVGNFGIVEPKEGFLEAVNELTHKAGALVIYDEVITAFRFMYGGAQDLLNVKPDMTALGKIIGGGLPIGAYGGKKEIMEKVAPLGPAYQAGTMAGNPASISAGIACLEVLQEEGVYERMDELGKQLEEGILGHAKAYGVPITINRLKGALTVYFTNEKIVNYEQAESTDGERFGNYFKAMLAEGINLAPSKYEAMFLTTAHTDQDIAETLEAVERSFKKITSM; encoded by the coding sequence ATGAATCATCAGCAGTCAGAATTATTATATAAAGAAGCGCAGGAACATATTGTCGGTGGAGTGAACAGCCCTTCACGTTCCTTTAAAGCAGTAGGCGGAGGAGCACCAGTATTCATGGAAAGAGCACAAGGAGCCTACTTCTGGGATGTGGACGGAAACCGGTACATCGATTACTTGGCAGCATACGGACCCATCATTACAGGCCACGCCCATCCGCATATCACAAAAGCCATAACGAAGGCTGCGGAAAACGGCGTGCTGTACGGCACACCGACAAGCCTGGAAGTGAGATTTGCAAAAATGCTGAAAGAGGCTATGCCTGCCATGGAAAAGGTGAGGTTTGTCAACTCAGGCACAGAAGCCGTCATGACAACGATCCGTGTAGCCCGCGCTTACACTGGACGCGACAAGATCATAAAGTTTGCGGGCTGCTATCATGGCCATTCAGATCTCGTACTTGTAGCCGCCGGTTCTGGCCCATCAACACTCGGAACACCTGATTCCGCCGGCGTTCCCAAAAGCATCGCTCAGGAAGTCATCACGGTTCCGTTCAATGATATTGATTCCTACCGTGAGGCGTTAGACCGCTGGGGTGACCAGATTGCTGCGGTTCTCGTTGAACCCATCGTCGGAAACTTCGGTATCGTTGAACCTAAAGAAGGTTTTTTGGAAGCTGTAAATGAGCTGACTCACAAGGCCGGCGCTCTCGTCATCTATGATGAAGTCATAACAGCTTTTCGCTTTATGTATGGCGGTGCACAAGATCTTCTTAACGTAAAACCGGATATGACTGCACTTGGAAAAATCATCGGCGGAGGTCTGCCGATCGGAGCATACGGCGGCAAGAAAGAAATTATGGAAAAAGTAGCGCCTTTAGGCCCCGCTTATCAGGCAGGAACAATGGCCGGAAATCCGGCTTCCATCTCTGCGGGAATCGCCTGTCTTGAAGTTCTTCAAGAAGAAGGCGTATATGAAAGAATGGATGAACTGGGCAAACAGCTTGAAGAAGGCATCTTGGGGCATGCAAAGGCCTATGGTGTTCCCATTACGATTAACCGTTTAAAAGGGGCGCTTACCGTCTACTTTACGAATGAGAAAATCGTGAACTATGAACAGGCCGAAAGCACCGATGGAGAGCGATTTGGAAACTACTTTAAAGCCATGCTTGCAGAAGGAATCAACCTTGCTCCCTCTAAGTATGAAGCCATGTTTTTAACCACCGCTCATACTGATCAAGACATCGCAGAAACGCTCGAAGCGGTTGAACGTTCGTTTAAGAAAATTACTTCGATGTAA